A window of the Deinococcus sp. Marseille-Q6407 genome harbors these coding sequences:
- a CDS encoding methionine ABC transporter permease, translated as MTLDPAVWPLLWQATLQTLWMVIPAALLGQLLGTLLGVWLTLTRPGGLTPNPALYRVLDAVVNVGRSFPFIILMIVLIPLTRALVGTSIGSTAAIVPLTVAAVPFLARLVEGSLREVPAGVTEAARAMGATTGQIVTKVLLPEALPGLLHSLTVLVISLLGYSAVAGAIGAGGLGDLAIRYGYQRFDTPTMVVTVVALLLIVQLMQWLGDWAERRADHR; from the coding sequence ATGACCCTGGATCCGGCTGTCTGGCCGCTGCTGTGGCAAGCCACGCTGCAAACCCTGTGGATGGTGATTCCCGCTGCCCTGCTGGGTCAGTTGCTGGGCACCCTGCTGGGCGTCTGGCTGACCCTGACCCGCCCCGGCGGGCTGACGCCCAACCCGGCGCTATACCGGGTGCTGGACGCTGTCGTCAACGTGGGCCGCTCTTTTCCCTTCATCATCTTGATGATCGTGCTGATTCCGCTGACCCGCGCCCTGGTCGGCACGTCTATCGGCAGCACCGCCGCCATCGTGCCGCTGACTGTGGCCGCCGTCCCGTTTCTGGCGCGGCTGGTAGAAGGCTCGCTGCGTGAGGTGCCGGCTGGCGTGACCGAGGCGGCCCGGGCCATGGGCGCCACCACCGGTCAGATCGTGACCAAGGTGCTGCTGCCCGAGGCCTTGCCGGGCCTGCTGCACTCCCTGACGGTGCTGGTCATCAGCCTGCTGGGGTACTCGGCCGTGGCCGGAGCCATCGGCGCCGGCGGGCTGGGCGACCTGGCCATTCGCTACGGGTATCAGCGGTTCGACACGCCCACCATGGTCGTGACCGTTGTGGCGTTGCTGCTGATCGTGCAGCTGATGCAGTGGCTGGGCGACTGGGCCGAGCGCCGCGCCGACCACCGCTGA
- a CDS encoding ABC transporter substrate-binding protein gives MTTTAISRFRAPLGLLLTALLAACSSQNGNGSASSGTAATSQAETVTTSAVSTTSTETTSGSANNSAASNSAASAATGGATAPELRLGLFPNVTHAAGLVGVDKDLFKKNLGSTTLAVSHFANGSQINEAFAAGALDAAYVGPGPAMNAFMQGIPLKVYAGAANAGAVLVAQSGSKAQSVKDLAGLKVAVPTRGSTQDISLRHLLHENGLKTTDEGGDVTVVPINPADMPAAFAGRQVEAALVQEPWGTVLEDQGARLLVDEKGIWANGDYTTTVLVVNSDYAEKYPGTLQALLKAHRQAVAFVKDQPDEARAAVARQVEAMTGKRPSDADLKKALGRTQVTWDINQTTLAEYAQLNQEAGFSRQVPDLNKMLDLSVVRSLNE, from the coding sequence ATGACGACCACCGCCATCTCCCGTTTCCGTGCCCCGCTGGGGCTGCTGCTCACCGCGCTGCTGGCAGCCTGCTCGTCCCAGAATGGCAACGGGTCGGCGTCCTCGGGAACTGCGGCCACGTCTCAGGCAGAGACGGTGACTACCAGTGCGGTCAGCACGACCAGCACCGAGACAACCAGTGGCAGTGCTAATAACAGTGCTGCCAGTAATAGTGCGGCCAGTGCAGCAACCGGCGGCGCCACCGCGCCGGAACTGCGGCTGGGGCTGTTTCCCAACGTAACCCACGCGGCCGGCCTGGTGGGCGTGGACAAAGACCTGTTCAAGAAGAACCTGGGCAGCACCACCCTGGCGGTCAGTCATTTTGCCAACGGTTCACAGATCAACGAGGCGTTTGCGGCCGGTGCGCTGGACGCGGCGTATGTGGGCCCCGGCCCGGCCATGAACGCTTTTATGCAGGGCATTCCGCTGAAAGTCTATGCCGGCGCGGCCAATGCGGGCGCAGTGCTGGTGGCGCAGTCGGGCAGCAAGGCGCAATCGGTCAAGGACCTGGCCGGGCTGAAAGTGGCGGTGCCTACCCGGGGGTCCACCCAGGACATCAGCCTGCGGCACCTGCTGCATGAAAACGGCCTGAAAACCACCGATGAGGGCGGCGACGTGACCGTGGTGCCGATCAACCCGGCCGATATGCCGGCTGCCTTTGCCGGCAGGCAGGTCGAGGCCGCACTGGTGCAGGAACCCTGGGGCACCGTGCTGGAAGACCAGGGCGCCCGGCTGCTAGTAGACGAAAAAGGCATCTGGGCGAATGGTGACTACACCACCACCGTCCTGGTCGTGAACAGCGACTACGCCGAGAAGTACCCCGGCACCCTCCAGGCACTGCTGAAAGCGCACCGTCAGGCGGTGGCCTTTGTGAAAGACCAGCCGGACGAGGCCCGCGCCGCTGTGGCCCGGCAGGTAGAAGCCATGACCGGCAAGCGCCCCAGCGACGCCGACCTGAAAAAAGCGCTGGGCCGCACCCAGGTGACCTGGGACATCAACCAGACCACCCTGGCCGAGTACGCCCAGCTGAACCAGGAAGCCGGGTTCTCGCGGCAGGTGCCGGACCTGAACAAGATGCTGGACCTCAGCGTGGTTCGCAGCCTGAACGAGTAA
- a CDS encoding methionine ABC transporter ATP-binding protein produces the protein MTTAPLFAVSAAGTAAAQPAGGPALELRGITKRFGDHTALDDFTLSVPRGSRTGIIGRSGAGKSTLVRLLSGLDTPDSGELRLSGENLLALSPAQRRARQARTGLVFQHFNLLAQRTAVQNVALPLEFAGVPKARREALAREALAQVGLADLGGRYPAQLSGGQKQRVGIARALVTNPELLLADEATSALDPETSASILNLLIRIQQERDLTLIIVTHQMEVVRSSTTHVAVLDQGRLVESGETGQVLARPQHATTRALLGAHQPQVQLSADEALQQLTLPALDAAVLSRLAALGGRVVEAQPTVIGGRQQVLAWLAVPAQFSVAELYAQLLVNPVEVSA, from the coding sequence GTGACCACAGCGCCCCTCTTTGCCGTTTCTGCCGCCGGCACCGCCGCAGCTCAGCCTGCCGGCGGCCCCGCCCTGGAACTGCGCGGCATTACCAAACGCTTCGGTGACCACACCGCCCTTGACGACTTTACCCTCAGCGTGCCGCGTGGCAGCCGCACCGGCATCATCGGCCGCAGCGGCGCCGGCAAAAGCACCCTGGTCCGGCTACTGAGCGGCCTGGACACCCCCGATAGCGGCGAACTGCGGCTGAGCGGCGAGAACCTGCTGGCCCTCAGCCCTGCCCAGCGCCGCGCCCGGCAGGCCCGCACCGGGCTGGTATTCCAGCATTTCAACCTGCTGGCTCAGCGCACCGCCGTGCAGAACGTGGCTCTGCCGCTGGAATTTGCCGGCGTCCCCAAAGCCCGCCGTGAAGCGCTGGCCCGCGAGGCCCTGGCGCAGGTTGGCCTGGCTGACCTGGGTGGCCGCTACCCGGCGCAGCTGTCGGGCGGCCAAAAGCAGCGGGTAGGCATTGCCCGCGCCCTGGTCACCAACCCCGAACTGCTGCTGGCCGATGAAGCCACCAGCGCCCTGGACCCCGAAACCAGCGCCAGCATTCTGAACCTGCTGATCCGTATCCAGCAGGAGCGCGACCTGACCCTGATCATCGTGACCCACCAGATGGAAGTGGTGCGCAGCTCGACCACCCACGTGGCGGTGCTGGACCAGGGCCGGCTGGTGGAAAGCGGCGAAACCGGGCAGGTATTGGCCCGGCCGCAGCACGCGACCACCCGCGCCCTGCTGGGCGCCCACCAGCCGCAGGTGCAGCTGAGCGCGGATGAAGCGCTGCAGCAGCTGACCCTGCCTGCACTGGACGCGGCGGTGCTGAGCCGCCTGGCCGCGCTGGGTGGCCGGGTGGTAGAGGCGCAGCCCACCGTGATCGGTGGCCGCCAGCAGGTGCTGGCCTGGCTGGCGGTTCCGGCACAGTTCAGTGTCGCCGAGCTGTACGCTCAGCTGTTGGTCAACCCGGTGGAGGTGAGCGCATGA
- a CDS encoding glycoside hydrolase family 3 C-terminal domain-containing protein, translating into MHLTDGPHGIRRQLGEQTTSDLDNSAPATCYPTAAALAASWNPALIREVGQMLGREARAAGVDVLLGPGANLKRSPLCGRNFEYFSEAPLLSGDLAVAWISGIQSQGVGASLKHFVANNQEYRRMSIDAVVDERALRELYLASFEKAVQDARPWTVMAAYNGVNGRFCCESPRLLQGILRQEWGYDGLVVSDWGAVSDRAAAFRSGLDLDMPGVAALTAPALEVALQAGQIQEADLRRAAARVLQLAARADTAQAQAAEPFVPAEAHALAREAAIQGSVLLKNAPLAGTPLLPLHQGQRLAVVGAFAAQPRYQGAGSSQMVPRQLDIPLEALRETFGAAQVSYAAGYDRYGEETDPELLAEAARLAAEADVVVAFVGLPEAFEVEGIDRQHLGLPASHNDLIEELLLSNSRMVVVLQGGAPAELPWADRVPALLNAYLGGEAGGSALAALLSGAASPSGRLAESWAAQLEHWPSSAQFPGGPRTVEYRESLLLGYRYFDREDVPAPVPFPFGHGLSYTRFRYADARPSSDGRSVTLTVSNVGSRAGAEVMQLYLRRSQATSAVLRPGQELAAYARVDLAPGESRDITLQLPPRAFAHYDPFWGRWRTEAGEWQVRIGASSRDIRVEYRLQVSGETLPDQLPNEYRYPGFPLRIGQPAFRALYGRPLPENRDYRSGEYTANTPLDAMQEHPLASSLFRALVWHQRELVDDSGASMNLAHNLRQLPLRAMTMNPGVTANPPLARFLAEVINGRYRAAGRELSLALRRSWHKRRF; encoded by the coding sequence CTGCACCTGACCGACGGCCCCCATGGCATTCGCCGGCAGCTGGGCGAGCAGACCACCTCCGACCTCGACAACAGCGCGCCGGCCACCTGTTACCCTACAGCGGCGGCGCTGGCCGCCAGCTGGAACCCGGCCCTGATCCGTGAAGTGGGGCAGATGTTAGGCCGGGAAGCCCGGGCGGCCGGGGTGGATGTGCTGCTGGGGCCGGGGGCCAACCTCAAGCGGTCCCCGCTGTGTGGGCGCAACTTTGAGTATTTCTCCGAGGCCCCGCTGCTTTCGGGCGACCTGGCGGTGGCCTGGATCAGTGGCATTCAGAGCCAGGGCGTGGGTGCCAGCCTGAAGCATTTTGTGGCGAACAACCAGGAATACCGCCGAATGTCGATTGACGCGGTGGTGGACGAGCGGGCGCTGCGCGAACTGTATCTGGCCAGTTTTGAAAAAGCGGTGCAGGACGCTCGGCCCTGGACGGTGATGGCCGCCTACAACGGCGTCAACGGCCGCTTTTGCTGCGAGTCGCCCCGGCTGCTGCAGGGCATTTTGCGCCAGGAATGGGGCTACGACGGCCTGGTGGTCAGTGACTGGGGCGCCGTGAGCGACCGGGCCGCCGCCTTCCGCAGTGGTCTGGACCTTGATATGCCCGGCGTGGCGGCCCTCACGGCTCCGGCACTGGAAGTCGCCCTGCAAGCAGGCCAGATTCAGGAAGCCGACCTGCGCCGCGCCGCCGCCCGGGTGCTGCAACTGGCCGCCCGGGCAGACACGGCACAGGCCCAGGCTGCCGAGCCGTTCGTGCCAGCCGAGGCCCACGCCCTGGCCCGTGAAGCAGCGATTCAGGGCAGTGTGCTGCTGAAGAATGCACCGCTGGCCGGCACACCCTTGTTGCCGCTGCACCAAGGCCAGCGACTGGCGGTCGTTGGGGCTTTTGCAGCGCAGCCACGCTACCAGGGGGCCGGCAGCTCGCAGATGGTGCCGCGGCAGTTGGATATTCCGCTGGAAGCGCTGCGGGAAACTTTCGGCGCGGCCCAGGTGAGCTACGCGGCCGGCTACGACCGCTACGGCGAGGAAACCGACCCGGAGCTGCTGGCAGAAGCGGCGCGGCTGGCTGCCGAGGCGGACGTGGTGGTGGCGTTCGTGGGCCTGCCCGAAGCCTTCGAGGTCGAGGGCATCGACCGGCAGCACCTGGGGCTTCCAGCCAGCCACAACGATCTGATTGAGGAACTGCTACTCAGCAACTCGCGGATGGTGGTGGTGTTGCAGGGCGGCGCGCCGGCCGAACTGCCCTGGGCCGACCGGGTGCCGGCGCTGCTGAACGCGTACCTTGGCGGGGAAGCCGGCGGGAGCGCCCTGGCCGCCCTGCTGAGCGGAGCGGCCAGCCCCAGCGGGCGGCTGGCCGAGAGCTGGGCTGCGCAGCTGGAACACTGGCCCTCGTCCGCGCAGTTTCCGGGTGGTCCCCGCACGGTGGAGTACCGCGAGAGCCTGCTGCTGGGCTACCGCTATTTTGACCGGGAAGACGTGCCGGCGCCGGTGCCGTTTCCTTTCGGACATGGCCTGAGCTACACCCGGTTTCGCTATGCGGACGCCCGGCCCTCCTCGGATGGCCGCTCAGTGACATTGACCGTGTCCAATGTAGGAAGCCGCGCCGGTGCCGAGGTCATGCAGCTGTATCTGCGCCGTTCGCAGGCCACCTCGGCGGTGCTGCGGCCGGGGCAGGAGCTGGCCGCCTACGCCCGGGTGGACCTGGCGCCCGGCGAATCGCGGGACATTACCCTGCAGCTGCCGCCCCGTGCCTTTGCCCACTACGACCCTTTCTGGGGCCGCTGGCGCACCGAGGCGGGTGAGTGGCAGGTACGTATCGGGGCTTCGTCGCGGGATATCCGGGTGGAGTACCGCCTGCAGGTCTCGGGTGAGACTCTGCCCGATCAGCTGCCGAATGAGTACCGCTATCCCGGTTTCCCGCTGCGCATCGGTCAGCCGGCGTTCCGGGCGCTGTATGGCCGGCCGCTGCCGGAAAACCGCGACTACCGCAGTGGTGAGTACACCGCCAACACCCCGCTGGACGCCATGCAGGAGCACCCGCTGGCCAGCAGCCTGTTCCGGGCACTGGTGTGGCATCAGCGCGAACTGGTTGACGACAGCGGCGCCAGCATGAACTTGGCCCACAACCTGCGCCAGCTGCCGCTGCGGGCCATGACCATGAACCCCGGCGTAACCGCCAATCCGCCGCTGGCCCGTTTTCTGGCCGAAGTGATCAACGGCCGCTACCGGGCCGCCGGCCGTGAACTGTCGTTGGCCCTGCGCCGCAGCTGGCACAAACGCCGGTTCTAA